From the Myxococcales bacterium genome, one window contains:
- a CDS encoding serine/threonine protein kinase — MDVLSTPGGMAAAGGVVLVLVVLMVASRRGRGVAARNGLIKRGRYSEAARLAADANDLAAAFDLYVRAQEPENAAAIAIKRGEVRHAAELYERVGNLERAAHFYQRANMAAKAEELRARMAPTPGLPQRTSGVAPVRTRAQELEDRYREAAAGATSAAARAEVQRLARDAADAYLADGELATAAEIYADAGLEDEAVHLYVNVLGQPGRAAPLVARRGNHQRAAELYELAGELERAATTWVDVARASPRPDSFLERIADLSPKVALGFVEQEVAARPLSKATAEWHYQRAKLTAAGGDAARAQSYFEQLQALVGPYRDVDARLRGLVAEPAPAARGDTLPGPGSNLDATQIELLASQIAEAAAQQLKRRVELSALPEASASPSVVVRTEIRVVGLEQAPLIAGLLDDTAVAAARHGASLETLKRFTGGRPCDLGNIEVYYRLGLYYLAHGAYEDALVAFDAVEDTSPAYRDGWKRAEEIRAWKKALGKATRLAESDAAPQRDRYELRGELGRGGMAVVYRAFDTLLGRDVALKFLSEELSTQTGIREMFQREARAVAALNHPNIVTVHDTGYLQGRAFLCMEFVSGESVEALQNQGTGLTIIESLRIVTQVLDALTYAHGKQIIHRDIKPANIMRTPEGLVKLMDFGLAKSLAEGKKQSVIAGTPAYMPPEQLGGGEIDHRCDVFAVAVSLYEMLTGRMPYEGFDRGTKPTPLSALVPAVPAPLEEAVMRGLAARPAERWASAAEMNQRIKLVLDAVNQAVAVKSAGANRKMAQAKTDIL, encoded by the coding sequence ATGGACGTGCTGTCGACGCCCGGGGGCATGGCCGCGGCCGGCGGCGTGGTCCTGGTCCTCGTCGTGCTCATGGTCGCCTCGCGGCGCGGCCGGGGCGTGGCCGCGCGCAACGGGCTGATCAAGCGCGGGCGCTACAGCGAGGCCGCGCGGCTGGCGGCCGACGCCAACGATCTGGCGGCCGCGTTCGATCTGTACGTGCGAGCGCAGGAGCCGGAGAACGCCGCCGCGATCGCGATCAAGCGCGGCGAGGTGCGCCACGCCGCCGAGCTGTACGAGCGCGTCGGCAACCTCGAGCGCGCCGCGCACTTCTACCAGCGCGCGAACATGGCGGCCAAGGCCGAGGAGCTGCGGGCCCGGATGGCGCCGACCCCGGGCCTGCCCCAGCGCACCTCGGGTGTGGCGCCGGTGCGGACCCGGGCCCAGGAGCTCGAGGACCGCTACCGCGAGGCCGCCGCCGGCGCCACCAGCGCCGCGGCCCGGGCCGAGGTCCAGCGCCTCGCGCGCGACGCCGCCGACGCGTACCTGGCCGACGGCGAGCTCGCCACCGCCGCCGAGATCTACGCGGACGCCGGGCTCGAGGACGAGGCCGTGCACCTGTACGTCAACGTGCTGGGCCAGCCGGGCCGGGCCGCGCCGCTGGTCGCGCGCCGCGGCAACCACCAGCGCGCCGCCGAGCTGTACGAGCTGGCCGGCGAGCTCGAGCGCGCGGCCACGACCTGGGTCGACGTCGCCCGGGCCTCGCCGCGGCCCGACAGCTTCCTCGAGCGCATCGCCGATCTGTCGCCGAAGGTGGCGCTCGGCTTCGTCGAGCAAGAGGTCGCCGCGCGGCCGCTGTCGAAGGCCACCGCCGAGTGGCACTACCAGCGCGCCAAGCTGACCGCCGCCGGCGGCGACGCCGCGCGCGCGCAGTCGTACTTCGAGCAGCTCCAGGCGCTGGTCGGCCCCTACCGCGACGTCGACGCGCGCCTGCGGGGCCTGGTCGCCGAGCCGGCGCCGGCCGCGCGCGGCGACACGCTGCCCGGGCCGGGCTCGAACCTCGACGCGACCCAGATCGAGCTGCTCGCGAGCCAGATCGCGGAGGCGGCGGCGCAGCAGCTCAAGCGGCGGGTCGAGCTCTCGGCGCTGCCCGAGGCGTCGGCGTCGCCGTCGGTGGTGGTCCGCACCGAGATCCGCGTGGTCGGGCTCGAGCAGGCGCCGTTGATCGCCGGGCTGCTCGACGACACCGCCGTGGCGGCGGCCCGCCACGGCGCCAGCCTCGAGACGCTCAAGCGCTTCACCGGCGGCCGGCCGTGCGACCTCGGCAACATCGAGGTCTACTACCGGCTCGGGCTCTACTACCTGGCCCACGGCGCCTACGAGGACGCGCTGGTCGCGTTCGACGCGGTCGAGGACACCTCGCCGGCGTATCGCGACGGCTGGAAGCGGGCCGAGGAGATCCGCGCCTGGAAGAAGGCGCTGGGCAAGGCCACGCGCCTGGCCGAGAGCGACGCCGCGCCGCAGCGCGATCGCTACGAGCTGCGCGGCGAGCTCGGCCGCGGTGGCATGGCGGTGGTCTACCGCGCCTTCGACACGCTGCTCGGGCGCGACGTCGCGCTCAAGTTCCTGTCCGAGGAGCTGTCGACCCAGACCGGCATCCGCGAGATGTTCCAGCGCGAGGCCCGGGCGGTCGCCGCGCTCAACCACCCCAACATCGTCACGGTCCACGACACCGGCTACCTGCAGGGCCGCGCGTTCCTGTGCATGGAGTTCGTCAGCGGCGAGTCGGTCGAGGCGCTCCAGAACCAGGGCACCGGCCTGACGATCATCGAGTCGTTGCGGATCGTCACGCAGGTGCTCGACGCGCTGACCTACGCCCACGGCAAGCAGATCATCCACCGCGACATCAAGCCGGCCAACATCATGCGCACCCCCGAGGGGCTGGTGAAGCTGATGGACTTCGGCCTGGCCAAGTCGCTGGCCGAGGGCAAGAAGCAGTCGGTGATCGCCGGGACCCCGGCCTACATGCCGCCCGAGCAGCTCGGCGGCGGCGAGATCGATCACCGGTGCGACGTGTTCGCGGTCGCGGTCAGCCTGTACGAGATGCTGACCGGGCGCATGCCGTACGAGGGCTTCGATCGCGGCACCAAGCCGACGCCGCTGTCGGCGCTGGTGCCGGCGGTGCCGGCCCCGCTCGAGGAGGCGGTGATGCGCGGGCTCGCGGCCCGGCCGGCCGAGCGCTGGGCCTCCGCCGCCGAGATGAACCAGCGCATCAAGCTCGTGCTCGACGCGGTCAACCAGGCCGTCGCGGTGAAGTCGGCCGGCGCCAACCGCAAGATGGCCCAGGCCAAGACCGACATCCTGTGA
- the tadA gene encoding Flp pilus assembly complex ATPase component TadA, translating into MPERAPQGPPRHQHRHRRGSHRVPAGRGVQIQVNTGADLTFARILRGMLRQDPDVIMVGEIRDGETAQLALEAGMTGHLLLTSMHANSAIAALQRFENLGCARPLIAQSLALVLVQRLARRLCPRCVKTEIPPPLLLDSLAARGLVDKGAPVPMPRPVGCAECGGTGMSGRIAVVEAFEFKDSARTQVMAGGSLVDLEKAAIDGGALLPFRRYAGVLMARNLIAPTEALLVVA; encoded by the coding sequence GTGCCTGAACGAGCGCCGCAAGGCCCGCCCCGACACCAACACCGTCACCGTCGAGGATCCCATCGAGTACCGGCTGGGCGGGGCGTCCAGATCCAGGTCAACACCGGCGCCGACCTGACCTTCGCGCGGATCCTGCGCGGCATGCTGCGCCAGGACCCCGACGTGATCATGGTCGGCGAGATCCGCGACGGCGAGACCGCGCAGCTGGCGCTCGAGGCCGGCATGACCGGCCACCTGCTCCTGACCTCGATGCACGCCAACAGCGCGATCGCCGCGCTGCAGCGGTTCGAGAACCTCGGCTGCGCTCGGCCGCTGATCGCGCAGTCGCTGGCGCTGGTGCTGGTGCAGCGGCTGGCGCGGCGGCTGTGCCCGCGCTGCGTCAAGACCGAGATCCCGCCACCGCTGTTGCTCGACAGCCTCGCCGCGCGCGGCCTCGTCGACAAGGGCGCGCCCGTGCCGATGCCGCGGCCGGTCGGCTGCGCCGAGTGCGGCGGGACCGGCATGAGCGGCCGGATCGCCGTGGTCGAGGCGTTCGAGTTCAAGGACAGCGCGCGCACGCAGGTCATGGCCGGCGGCTCGCTGGTCGACCTCGAGAAGGCCGCGATCGACGGCGGCGCGCTGTTGCCGTTCCGCCGCTACGCCGGCGTGCTGATGGCCCGCAACCTGATCGCGCCGACCGAGGCGCTCCTGGTCGTGGCCTGA
- the tadA gene encoding Flp pilus assembly complex ATPase component TadA: protein MAPGSRPATLPLGAVAEFLASTTLFRQVDRGVIDKVAPHLPLLEHDAGAVIVRAGTLDGAMGVLVSGRAAVRQINAATGAATVLEQVRVGDSFGEVAALLGTAQAYELVAEDTCTTLTVGKDVMAQLLGKVAPFAHALARRSAMRSVQASVAALRGGGEPAPTVSPSGRDLAPVAAVDDGSLRIVRVSGFEINDKLLALIPNRTMAMHRLLPLELRGTSLTVGMVDPWNGPVQNELRRLLVSVELSFVAISVDDYNEAFVRLRIDPGTSGRVQVAAISPDSIQYDLNVDEPPAKQAAVIGDEVVQLANRIIAAAIDRQASDVHIEGEPTAVRVRFRIGGVLQDWESLVAASFAKGLVARFKVLAGLDITERRVPQDGRIGLRVARREIDLRVSTMPTLRGEKIVLRVFEAANMTRPLEQIFIEPRTLAMVRSALDRPYGAIVVAGPTGSGKSSSLYACLNERRKARPDTNTVTVEDPIEYRLGGASRSRSTPAPT, encoded by the coding sequence ATGGCGCCGGGATCCCGTCCAGCCACGTTGCCCCTCGGCGCCGTGGCCGAGTTCCTGGCGTCGACGACGCTGTTCCGGCAGGTCGATCGCGGGGTCATCGACAAGGTCGCCCCGCACCTGCCGTTGCTCGAGCACGACGCCGGCGCGGTGATCGTCCGGGCCGGCACCCTCGACGGCGCGATGGGCGTGCTGGTGTCGGGGCGGGCGGCCGTCCGGCAGATCAACGCCGCGACCGGCGCGGCCACGGTGCTCGAGCAGGTCCGGGTCGGCGACTCGTTCGGCGAGGTCGCGGCGCTGCTCGGGACCGCGCAGGCGTACGAGCTCGTCGCCGAGGACACCTGCACCACCCTGACCGTCGGCAAGGACGTGATGGCGCAGCTGCTCGGCAAGGTCGCGCCGTTCGCCCACGCCCTGGCGCGCCGCAGCGCGATGCGCTCGGTCCAGGCCTCGGTCGCGGCGCTGCGCGGGGGCGGCGAGCCCGCGCCTACGGTGTCGCCGAGCGGGCGCGACCTGGCCCCGGTGGCCGCGGTCGACGACGGCTCGCTGCGGATCGTCCGGGTCTCGGGCTTCGAGATCAACGACAAGCTCCTGGCGCTGATCCCCAACCGGACGATGGCCATGCACCGGCTCTTGCCGCTCGAGCTGCGCGGCACGTCGCTGACGGTGGGCATGGTCGATCCGTGGAACGGCCCGGTCCAGAACGAGCTGCGCCGGCTGCTGGTCTCGGTCGAGCTGAGCTTCGTCGCGATCTCGGTCGACGACTACAACGAGGCGTTCGTGCGCCTGCGGATCGATCCCGGGACCTCGGGCCGGGTCCAGGTGGCGGCCATCAGCCCCGACTCGATCCAGTACGACCTGAACGTCGACGAGCCGCCCGCCAAGCAGGCCGCGGTCATCGGCGACGAGGTGGTCCAGCTCGCCAACCGGATCATCGCGGCCGCGATCGATCGGCAGGCCTCGGACGTCCACATCGAGGGCGAGCCGACCGCGGTCCGGGTGCGGTTCCGGATCGGCGGCGTGCTCCAGGACTGGGAGTCGCTGGTCGCGGCCTCGTTCGCCAAGGGCCTCGTGGCGCGGTTCAAGGTGCTGGCCGGCCTCGACATCACCGAGCGCCGGGTGCCGCAGGACGGGCGCATCGGCCTGCGGGTCGCGCGCCGCGAGATCGATCTGCGCGTGTCGACGATGCCGACCCTGCGCGGCGAGAAGATCGTGCTGCGCGTGTTCGAGGCCGCCAACATGACCCGGCCGCTCGAGCAGATCTTCATCGAGCCCCGCACGCTGGCGATGGTGCGCAGCGCGCTCGATCGGCCCTACGGCGCGATCGTCGTGGCCGGCCCGACCGGCTCGGGCAAGAGCTCGTCGCTGTACGCGTGCCTGAACGAGCGCCGCAAGGCCCGCCCCGACACCAACACCGTCACCGTCGAGGATCCCATCGAGTACCGGCTGGGCGGGGCGTCCAGATCCAGGTCAACACCGGCGCCGACCTGA
- a CDS encoding VOC family protein, which yields MIDHVSVYVTDPAAAAALYAKALAPLGYEVIMSFPDATAPVAVGLGEKGKPDLWLIKGDPTQKQHVAIRAATRSLVRKFYDEALAAGARDNGAPGVRPYHPDYYGAFVLDVDGHNLEAVCHDPYLE from the coding sequence ATGATCGACCACGTCAGCGTCTACGTGACCGACCCCGCCGCCGCCGCCGCGCTCTACGCCAAGGCCCTCGCCCCGCTGGGCTACGAGGTGATCATGTCGTTCCCCGACGCCACCGCGCCGGTCGCGGTCGGCCTGGGCGAGAAGGGCAAGCCCGACCTGTGGCTGATCAAGGGCGATCCGACCCAGAAGCAGCACGTCGCGATCCGCGCCGCGACCCGCAGCCTGGTGCGGAAGTTCTACGACGAGGCCCTGGCCGCGGGGGCGCGCGACAACGGCGCCCCCGGCGTGCGGCCGTACCACCCCGACTACTACGGGGCGTTCGTCCTCGACGTCGACGGCCACAACCTCGAGGCGGTCTGCCACGATCCCTACCTCGAGTAA
- a CDS encoding CoA transferase, with protein sequence MQRSLEGIRVLDLSRLLPGPFLTMVLADLGADVVKIEDPKVGDYLRVFPPSKGGVSGRYLAVNRGKRSLALDLKQPAHHAALLRLVDGADVVVESFRPGVMAKLGLGYDVLAARNPRIVMCSISGYGATGPYAHRAGHDLNYVGLAGVLAMGAEAAGHPPAMPGVQIADLAGGALWSATGILAALLGRERTGRGAHLDISMTEGALALLAAELGNLDCGARPTRGAETLNGGVACYGVYRTADDRYLSVGALEPKFYVAFCAAIGRKPDVSDLVAPPARQAEIRAEIAATLATRTRAEWIEALAAHDCCCEPVLELDELAGHPLHVAREVFFTLDGGAAGPIAQVRTPLGAPTAATLPPTLGQHSREVLAEYGLGADEIAAVCG encoded by the coding sequence GTGCAGCGCTCGCTCGAAGGCATCCGCGTCCTCGATCTCTCCCGCCTGCTCCCGGGGCCGTTCCTCACGATGGTGCTGGCCGATCTCGGCGCCGACGTCGTGAAGATCGAGGACCCGAAGGTCGGCGACTACCTGCGGGTGTTCCCGCCCAGCAAGGGCGGCGTCAGCGGCCGCTACCTCGCGGTCAACCGCGGCAAGCGCTCGCTCGCGCTCGATCTCAAGCAGCCGGCCCACCACGCCGCGCTCCTGCGCCTGGTCGACGGCGCCGACGTCGTCGTCGAGAGCTTCCGGCCCGGCGTCATGGCCAAGCTCGGCCTCGGCTACGATGTGCTGGCGGCGCGCAATCCGCGGATCGTCATGTGCTCGATCAGCGGCTACGGCGCCACCGGCCCGTACGCGCACCGGGCCGGCCACGATCTCAACTACGTCGGCCTGGCCGGCGTGCTGGCGATGGGCGCCGAGGCCGCCGGCCATCCGCCGGCGATGCCGGGCGTGCAGATCGCCGACCTCGCCGGCGGCGCGCTGTGGAGCGCGACCGGCATCCTGGCCGCGCTGCTCGGCCGCGAGCGCACCGGCCGCGGCGCCCACCTCGACATCTCGATGACCGAGGGCGCGCTGGCGCTGCTGGCCGCCGAGCTGGGCAACCTCGACTGCGGCGCGCGGCCGACCCGCGGCGCCGAGACGCTCAACGGCGGCGTCGCCTGCTACGGCGTCTACCGCACCGCCGACGACCGCTACCTGTCGGTCGGGGCGCTCGAGCCCAAGTTCTACGTCGCGTTCTGCGCCGCGATCGGGCGCAAGCCCGACGTCAGCGACCTGGTCGCGCCGCCGGCCCGGCAGGCCGAGATCCGGGCCGAGATCGCCGCGACCCTGGCGACCCGGACCCGCGCCGAGTGGATCGAGGCGCTCGCCGCCCACGACTGCTGCTGCGAGCCGGTGCTCGAGCTCGACGAGCTGGCCGGGCACCCGCTCCATGTCGCGCGCGAGGTGTTCTTCACCCTCGACGGCGGCGCCGCCGGGCCGATCGCCCAGGTCCGCACGCCGCTCGGGGCGCCGACCGCCGCGACCCTGCCGCCGACCCTGGGCCAGCACAGCCGCGAGGTCCTGGCCGAGTACGGCCTGGGCGCCGACGAGATCGCCGCGGTGTGCGGATGA
- a CDS encoding YcaQ family DNA glycosylase, with translation MVRTPRRARLSIGAARRIALAAQGFDRARPARATATTLRALLARVQLVQLDSVNVLVRAQELPLWARLGPHPRDLLSAAVARRELFEYWGHEASLCPVALHPLLRWRMTAARSGDNVWGAVARTGRDERALCDDVLAQIRERGPLAAGELAGGGPRIKSGWWAWSPHKRAVEFLFWSGELTATRRPGSFERLYDLPERVLPAEVLATPTPSVDEAHRALLRRAAQALGVATAADLADYFRLKRPAAAPRIAELIEAGALAPVEVEGWAQPGLLDPDAATPRAISAAALLGPFDSLVWHRERALRLFDFHYRLEIYTPAARRQHGYYVLPFLLGDRLVARVDLKADRAAATLQVHAAFAEPDVDAPAVAAALARELRALATWLELPEVRVGRRGDLARALAAEVRAAVPAARRRLSLLRPRARA, from the coding sequence ATGGTCCGCACACCGCGTCGAGCGCGGCTGTCGATTGGCGCCGCGCGGCGGATCGCGCTGGCGGCCCAGGGCTTCGATCGGGCGCGGCCGGCCCGCGCGACCGCGACGACCTTGCGGGCGCTCCTGGCGCGGGTCCAGCTGGTGCAGCTCGACTCGGTCAACGTGCTGGTGCGCGCGCAGGAGCTGCCGCTGTGGGCGCGGCTCGGGCCGCACCCGCGCGACCTGCTGTCGGCGGCGGTGGCGCGGCGCGAGCTGTTCGAGTACTGGGGCCACGAGGCCAGCCTGTGCCCGGTCGCGCTGCACCCGCTCTTGCGCTGGCGCATGACCGCGGCGCGCAGCGGCGACAACGTCTGGGGCGCGGTCGCGCGCACGGGCCGCGACGAGCGCGCGCTGTGCGACGACGTGCTGGCGCAGATCCGCGAGCGCGGCCCGCTCGCCGCCGGCGAGCTCGCCGGCGGCGGTCCCCGGATCAAGAGCGGCTGGTGGGCGTGGAGCCCGCACAAGCGCGCGGTCGAGTTCCTGTTCTGGTCCGGGGAGCTGACCGCGACCCGCCGGCCGGGCAGCTTCGAGCGGCTCTACGATCTGCCCGAGCGGGTGCTGCCGGCCGAGGTGCTGGCGACGCCGACGCCGTCGGTCGACGAGGCCCACCGCGCGCTGCTCCGGCGCGCCGCCCAGGCGCTGGGCGTGGCCACCGCCGCCGATCTCGCCGACTACTTCCGGCTCAAGCGGCCGGCCGCGGCGCCGCGCATCGCCGAGCTGATCGAGGCCGGCGCGCTGGCGCCGGTCGAGGTCGAGGGCTGGGCCCAGCCGGGGCTGCTCGACCCGGACGCCGCCACGCCGCGCGCGATCTCCGCCGCCGCGCTGCTCGGTCCGTTCGACTCGCTGGTCTGGCACCGCGAGCGGGCGCTGCGGCTGTTCGACTTCCACTACCGGCTCGAGATCTACACGCCGGCCGCGCGCCGCCAGCACGGCTACTACGTGCTGCCGTTCTTGCTCGGCGATCGGCTGGTGGCCCGGGTCGATCTCAAGGCCGACCGCGCCGCCGCGACCCTGCAGGTCCACGCCGCGTTCGCCGAGCCCGACGTCGACGCGCCCGCGGTGGCCGCGGCGCTGGCGCGCGAGCTGCGTGCGCTCGCGACCTGGCTCGAGCTGCCCGAGGTCCGGGTCGGGCGCCGCGGCGACCTGGCGCGCGCGCTTGCCGCCGAGGTCCGGGCGGCGGTCCCAGCGGCGCGCCGACGCCTGTCCCTGCTGCGGCCCCGGGCCCGGGCGTAA
- a CDS encoding long-chain-fatty-acid--CoA ligase yields MKIALTPLEFLRRARRLHGARTAVVDGALRFTYAELGARCDRWSAALADLGVTRGDRVVTIAPNTHAQLEAYYAVPQLGAVLVPVNYRLTAADFAYVITHSGATIVCAHPDYLDLVDQIRDQVPGVRHFVAYEGARAGWADYEALIAAAPTAFARVEVDEDDPISINYTSGTTSQPKGVVITHRNAYLNSVGTLVHVPMSPADHYLWTLPMFHANGWTFVWTVTAVGGRHVCLRKIDPKVIFALITAEQVTMLCAAPTVLIGIASAPAEVRTGAPRGVRVLTAGAPPAAATIERVEDELGWTITHVYGLTETAPFISISETWPEHAGLTAAERARHKARQGVELITSGELLVVDEAGHEVAHDGATLGEIVVRGNVVMAGYYQDPEATARAFLGGYFHSGDAAVVHPDGYVEIRDRFKDVIISGGENISSVEVEGVLLRHPAVLEAAVVGLPDEKWGEAPHAFVVLRAGATATADELRAFTRANLAHWKAPKSVRFVDELPKTATGKIQKYVLRAGHAAIAAQ; encoded by the coding sequence ATGAAGATCGCGCTGACCCCGCTCGAGTTCTTGCGCCGGGCCCGGCGCCTGCACGGCGCCCGCACCGCGGTCGTCGACGGCGCGCTGCGCTTCACCTACGCCGAGCTGGGCGCGCGCTGCGATCGCTGGTCGGCGGCGCTGGCCGACCTCGGCGTGACCCGCGGCGATCGCGTCGTCACGATCGCGCCCAACACCCACGCCCAGCTCGAGGCCTACTACGCGGTGCCGCAGCTGGGCGCGGTGCTGGTGCCGGTCAACTACCGGCTGACCGCCGCCGACTTCGCGTACGTGATCACGCACTCGGGCGCGACGATCGTGTGCGCGCACCCCGACTACCTCGACCTCGTCGATCAGATCCGCGATCAGGTCCCGGGCGTCCGCCACTTCGTCGCGTACGAGGGCGCCCGCGCCGGCTGGGCCGACTACGAGGCGCTGATCGCGGCCGCGCCGACGGCGTTCGCGCGGGTCGAGGTCGACGAGGACGATCCGATCTCGATCAACTACACCAGCGGCACGACCTCCCAGCCCAAGGGCGTGGTCATCACCCACCGCAACGCCTACCTCAACAGCGTCGGTACGCTCGTGCACGTGCCGATGTCGCCGGCCGACCACTACCTGTGGACGCTGCCGATGTTCCACGCCAACGGCTGGACCTTCGTCTGGACCGTCACCGCGGTCGGCGGCCGCCACGTGTGCCTGCGCAAGATCGACCCCAAGGTCATCTTCGCGCTGATCACCGCCGAGCAGGTGACGATGCTGTGCGCGGCGCCGACGGTGCTGATCGGCATCGCCAGCGCGCCGGCCGAGGTCCGGACCGGGGCGCCGCGCGGCGTGCGGGTGCTGACCGCGGGCGCGCCGCCGGCCGCGGCCACGATCGAGCGGGTCGAGGACGAGCTCGGCTGGACGATCACCCACGTCTACGGCCTGACCGAGACCGCGCCGTTCATCAGCATCAGCGAGACCTGGCCCGAGCACGCCGGCCTGACCGCGGCCGAGCGCGCGCGCCACAAGGCCCGGCAGGGGGTCGAGCTGATCACGTCGGGCGAGCTGCTGGTCGTCGACGAGGCCGGCCACGAGGTCGCCCACGACGGCGCCACGCTGGGCGAGATCGTCGTGCGCGGCAACGTCGTCATGGCCGGCTACTACCAGGACCCCGAGGCCACCGCGCGCGCGTTCCTGGGCGGCTACTTCCACTCCGGCGACGCCGCCGTGGTCCACCCCGACGGCTACGTCGAGATCCGCGACCGGTTCAAGGACGTGATCATCAGCGGCGGCGAGAACATCTCGTCGGTCGAGGTCGAGGGCGTGCTGCTGCGCCACCCGGCGGTGCTCGAGGCCGCGGTCGTGGGCCTGCCCGACGAGAAGTGGGGCGAGGCGCCGCACGCGTTCGTCGTGCTGCGGGCCGGCGCCACCGCCACCGCCGACGAGCTGCGCGCGTTCACGCGCGCCAACCTGGCCCACTGGAAGGCGCCGAAGTCGGTGCGGTTCGTCGACGAGCTGCCCAAGACCGCGACCGGCAAGATCCAGAAGTACGTGCTGCGCGCCGGCCACGCCGCGATCGCGGCGCAGTAG
- a CDS encoding sugar nucleotide-binding protein, with the protein MPDPVFLFGAGSMLGWSIWCARGDLDVVGFGNRDRARWPAGIERGLHLNDPAAVAALFAVARPRLIIHCAGVCDVETCETSPGFAHEVNVDGTRLLLAHAPADARIVYCSSDHVFGGDAGPYDEDAAVAPISVYGRTRVAAERLVLARANTLVVRSGLWIGPSATGRIGHLDWLRHRHRRGLPMTVVTDEVRSAVWAADGARRVWALARAPITGVRHVTATRAVARPEIARYVDRHFAIGATFDVQPRRTRRTPHIGNVELATRHRDDLAAPLPAVVPGPATVTS; encoded by the coding sequence GTGCCCGATCCGGTGTTCCTGTTCGGCGCCGGCTCGATGCTGGGCTGGTCGATCTGGTGCGCCCGCGGCGACCTCGACGTGGTCGGGTTCGGCAACCGCGACCGCGCGCGCTGGCCGGCGGGGATCGAGCGCGGGCTGCACCTCAACGACCCGGCCGCGGTCGCGGCGCTGTTCGCCGTCGCCCGGCCGCGGCTGATCATCCACTGCGCCGGCGTGTGCGACGTCGAGACGTGCGAGACCTCGCCGGGGTTCGCGCACGAGGTCAACGTCGACGGCACCCGCCTGCTGCTCGCGCACGCGCCGGCCGACGCGCGGATCGTCTACTGCTCGAGCGACCACGTCTTCGGCGGCGACGCCGGGCCCTACGACGAGGACGCCGCGGTCGCGCCGATCAGCGTCTACGGGCGGACCCGGGTCGCGGCCGAGCGCCTGGTGCTGGCCCGGGCCAACACGCTGGTCGTGCGCTCGGGCCTGTGGATCGGACCGTCGGCGACCGGTCGCATCGGCCACCTCGACTGGCTGCGCCACCGTCACCGGCGCGGGCTCCCGATGACGGTGGTCACCGACGAGGTCCGCTCGGCGGTGTGGGCCGCGGACGGCGCCCGGCGGGTGTGGGCGCTGGCGCGCGCGCCGATCACCGGCGTCCGGCACGTCACCGCGACCCGGGCGGTGGCGCGGCCCGAGATCGCGCGCTACGTCGACCGCCACTTCGCGATCGGCGCGACCTTCGACGTGCAGCCGCGGCGGACGCGTCGGACCCCGCACATCGGCAACGTCGAGCTGGCCACGCGCCACCGCGACGACCTGGCCGCGCCGCTGCCCGCGGTCGTGCCGGGCCCTGCTACGGTCACCTCATGA
- a CDS encoding peroxiredoxin: MIHAGDPVPSVMIKQATGDGPRDVDPAALFAGKHVVMFSLPGAFTPTCSSQHLPGYVARHAELVARGVDLVVCLAVNDAWVMQAWGEAHDALTKIVLLADGNGAFTRALGLEADLSAAHLGERARRALITFRDGVVALVAVEAPGKLEVSGADACMTSLA, encoded by the coding sequence ATGATCCATGCTGGCGACCCGGTCCCGTCCGTGATGATCAAGCAGGCCACCGGCGACGGCCCGCGCGACGTCGACCCGGCCGCGCTGTTCGCCGGCAAGCACGTCGTCATGTTCTCGCTGCCGGGCGCGTTCACGCCGACCTGCTCGAGCCAGCACCTGCCGGGCTACGTCGCGCGCCACGCCGAGCTGGTCGCGCGCGGCGTCGACCTGGTCGTGTGCCTCGCGGTCAACGACGCCTGGGTGATGCAGGCCTGGGGCGAGGCCCACGACGCGCTCACCAAGATCGTCCTGCTCGCCGACGGCAACGGCGCGTTCACGCGCGCGCTCGGCCTCGAGGCCGACCTGTCGGCGGCGCACCTGGGCGAGCGGGCCCGGCGCGCGCTGATCACCTTCCGCGACGGCGTCGTGGCGCTGGTCGCGGTCGAGGCCCCGGGCAAGCTCGAGGTCAGCGGCGCCGACGCGTGCATGACGTCGCTGGCGTGA